A window of Sphingobacterium sp. SRCM116780 contains these coding sequences:
- a CDS encoding YceI family protein yields MKKINIYFILWFLIGSMEVFAQQNITFTSKDATISFFSSAPLEDIEAKSNLAGSALNISTGDIIFKVKNTSFEFDKKLMQEHFNENYMESDKYPFSEFKGKIEESKKLNDNGNYTLKVSGTLQIHGVNKPYVTLVAFNVKNSVIKTLASFDVRLSDHKITIPSIVGKNIAEVVKVKIDATYKNGQL; encoded by the coding sequence ATGAAAAAAATCAACATCTATTTCATCCTCTGGTTTTTGATCGGAAGTATGGAGGTATTTGCACAGCAAAATATAACATTTACTTCAAAAGATGCTACCATTAGCTTTTTTAGTAGCGCACCGCTAGAAGATATAGAAGCCAAAAGCAATCTTGCTGGATCGGCTCTAAATATCAGTACCGGTGATATTATCTTTAAGGTCAAAAACACGTCTTTTGAGTTCGATAAAAAACTCATGCAGGAACACTTTAATGAAAATTACATGGAAAGTGACAAATACCCGTTTTCAGAATTCAAAGGTAAGATTGAAGAGAGTAAAAAACTCAATGATAATGGTAATTATACCTTGAAGGTTTCAGGGACACTGCAAATCCATGGTGTTAATAAACCCTATGTTACATTGGTCGCATTTAACGTTAAAAATTCGGTGATAAAAACCTTAGCGAGTTTTGATGTTAGACTTTCAGACCATAAGATCACGATACCCTCTATCGTTGGAAAAAATATAGCAGAGGTTGTAAAAGTAAAAATAGATGCCACGTATAAAAATGGACAATTATAG
- a CDS encoding RNA polymerase sigma factor, which yields MIKEIDDNNIQIIKGCIKEDQRSQKDLYTRYYALALGICLRYSNNKEDAIGILNDGFFKVFTNIKKYDFEKPFSAWMSKIMRNTGIDFYRTKIRLGSVVDISSYEHIIIDDETISQKLNYDDLLMMVHRLPPAYRTAFNLYAIDGYKHDEISEMLGIAVGTSKSNLHKARERLAEMVRSQNSILGKIEEDN from the coding sequence GTGATCAAAGAAATTGACGACAACAATATCCAAATTATTAAAGGGTGTATAAAAGAGGATCAGAGATCACAAAAAGATCTTTACACACGATATTATGCTTTAGCATTGGGGATATGTCTACGCTATTCCAATAACAAAGAAGACGCGATAGGAATATTAAACGATGGTTTTTTTAAAGTGTTTACCAATATAAAAAAATATGATTTTGAAAAACCCTTTTCAGCATGGATGAGCAAAATCATGAGGAATACAGGAATTGATTTCTACCGAACAAAAATTAGATTAGGTAGTGTCGTAGATATATCCTCCTATGAGCATATAATAATTGATGATGAAACAATTTCTCAAAAATTAAACTATGATGATCTTTTGATGATGGTTCATAGACTCCCCCCTGCATACCGTACTGCTTTTAATCTTTACGCAATTGATGGTTATAAACATGATGAAATTAGCGAAATGCTTGGTATTGCTGTAGGGACATCAAAATCAAATTTGCATAAAGCACGTGAACGCTTAGCAGAAATGGTAAGAAGTCAAAATTCAATACTAGGTAAAATTGAGGAGGATAACTGA
- a CDS encoding DUF5777 family beta-barrel protein, which yields MPRIKMDNYSSDNQMKYILFIILSAISSSVFAQEDLEKLVDLSGPKSEKVTATFKAGNLINLKTTETIHRNELDFRVDHRFGDIAGSNGGGKNFFGLDNSTDIRIGFDYGIRDNLNIGIARAKGATEIRQLYEANVKYRFLEQTIDNRIPVSIAFFGSTTVSAMEASEDQSSAAHFDRFSDRLNYVSQLIIARKFSSDFSFTIVPTYLHRNFTAYNDQNNLFAVGLGGRVKVSNRMALVADYVLPFRQSSKKEYRENVTGQRYYHALGVGLEIETGGHIFHLNFTNATAVQESQFISETNSSWGKGQFRWGFSIARRFSFNKKTKE from the coding sequence ATGCCACGTATAAAAATGGACAATTATAGCTCAGATAATCAAATGAAATATATACTATTTATCATCCTCTCTGCGATCTCCTCATCCGTTTTCGCTCAAGAAGATTTGGAAAAGTTAGTCGATTTAAGTGGCCCAAAGAGTGAAAAAGTCACAGCGACATTTAAGGCTGGTAATCTGATTAATTTAAAAACAACAGAAACGATTCATCGGAATGAACTGGATTTTCGAGTTGACCATCGTTTTGGAGATATTGCAGGTAGTAACGGGGGAGGAAAAAATTTCTTTGGATTGGATAATTCTACAGATATCCGGATAGGTTTTGACTATGGAATACGCGATAACCTCAATATTGGAATTGCAAGAGCAAAAGGAGCTACAGAAATCCGGCAGCTTTATGAGGCTAATGTTAAATATCGTTTTCTAGAACAAACAATAGACAACCGTATTCCGGTGTCCATTGCTTTTTTTGGAAGTACAACCGTGTCCGCTATGGAAGCATCGGAAGATCAAAGTTCAGCAGCACACTTTGATCGCTTTAGTGATCGCTTAAATTATGTCAGCCAATTGATTATAGCTCGAAAATTTAGCTCAGACTTTTCATTCACGATTGTACCAACCTACCTCCACCGTAATTTTACAGCCTATAACGATCAAAATAATCTATTTGCAGTGGGTCTTGGAGGTCGTGTAAAAGTCAGTAATAGAATGGCTCTTGTGGCTGATTATGTTCTACCTTTTCGTCAATCATCAAAAAAAGAGTATCGAGAAAATGTAACGGGTCAACGTTATTATCATGCACTAGGTGTGGGATTGGAAATAGAAACTGGTGGTCATATATTTCATCTTAATTTTACCAATGCAACTGCCGTACAAGAGTCTCAATTCATAAGTGAAACGAACAGCTCTTGGGGTAAGGGTCAATTCAGATGGGGCTTTAGTATTGCCAGACGGTTTAGTTTCAACAAAAAAACGAAAGAATAA
- a CDS encoding cellulase family glycosylhydrolase, which produces MNALPLYVSILFFCVFTSCKKKDETKPDKDVTTGLHVKDGQYLADKCGNKIVLHGVNMGSVYAVNFGLKELEEIEKTGANTVRIILTQNYQDWQNGGKLTIVTGAKIEPIITSCLAKGMIPVLELHDFTGTTNVTNDLPKAIQWWTKPDVKSVLLKYQQSIIVNIANEPDNGAASDVTYRDANLTAIKNLRDAGYTCPIMIDAPYYGKDYVFFLYQGKALIDADPLHNLLFSVHAYWPTNGAFENYSDVKIRDNFKALKQSGLPIVLGELAAADIQNGLAYNINYRLLMKLCQENQFGYLAWWWGFYNNPDANNQLSMTNDGLYSGLQGAGFVIAYDDVNSISHTSKRACK; this is translated from the coding sequence ATGAATGCTTTACCATTATATGTGTCGATTTTGTTCTTTTGTGTGTTTACGAGCTGCAAAAAAAAGGATGAAACGAAACCAGATAAGGATGTTACTACAGGCCTGCACGTGAAAGATGGTCAATATCTCGCCGATAAATGTGGAAACAAAATTGTATTGCATGGTGTCAATATGGGCAGTGTTTATGCGGTCAACTTCGGATTAAAGGAGCTAGAAGAAATTGAAAAAACAGGTGCAAATACTGTCCGTATCATACTCACGCAAAACTACCAGGATTGGCAAAATGGGGGTAAACTGACCATAGTAACTGGCGCTAAAATAGAACCGATCATTACCTCTTGTTTAGCTAAAGGTATGATCCCGGTTTTAGAATTGCATGACTTTACTGGAACGACCAATGTGACTAACGATTTGCCAAAGGCTATACAATGGTGGACAAAACCAGATGTAAAATCAGTATTGTTGAAATATCAGCAATCAATTATTGTTAATATTGCCAATGAACCTGATAATGGCGCTGCTTCTGATGTAACTTATAGAGATGCCAATTTAACCGCAATAAAGAATTTAAGAGATGCAGGATATACTTGCCCGATAATGATCGATGCCCCATATTATGGAAAAGATTATGTGTTTTTTCTTTATCAAGGGAAAGCGCTAATCGACGCTGATCCGTTGCATAATTTGCTGTTTAGCGTACATGCCTATTGGCCTACCAATGGAGCCTTTGAGAATTATTCTGATGTTAAAATAAGGGATAATTTCAAGGCACTTAAACAGTCTGGTCTACCTATTGTATTAGGTGAGTTGGCTGCTGCAGATATTCAAAATGGTCTTGCATATAACATTAATTATAGGTTGTTAATGAAATTATGTCAAGAAAACCAGTTTGGCTACCTGGCTTGGTGGTGGGGTTTTTACAATAATCCTGACGCGAACAATCAGTTAAGTATGACCAATGATGGTTTATACAGTGGTTTACAAGGTGCCGGATTTGTAATCGCATATGATGATGTAAATTCTATCTCTCATACATCAAAGAGAGCCTGCAAATAA
- a CDS encoding porin family protein has product MKNLFITLLCILSIGGLSVQAQTKKPIRKTVSTTKHTETKKATKTVSTESSAKLGETAKTEEQLTIKSTRQSPEQSRKNTSKNTYKAAFGIKFIYGISLTGKVFIKERSALEGILRYNGAGGTGSNIAFTGLYEYHTAIKGVDGLRWYVGGGGHINYFNWKDADLDPVITFGIAGIAGLEYKFANLPLAVSVDWQPAYIISNNGGFSAENGGVGLKYTF; this is encoded by the coding sequence ATGAAAAATTTATTTATTACCCTGTTATGCATACTTAGCATAGGAGGACTATCGGTTCAAGCACAAACGAAAAAACCGATTAGAAAAACAGTTAGTACGACCAAACATACAGAGACTAAAAAGGCTACTAAAACAGTCTCTACCGAATCTTCTGCAAAGCTTGGAGAAACGGCAAAAACGGAAGAACAACTTACAATTAAATCGACGAGACAATCACCAGAACAGTCCCGTAAAAATACAAGCAAAAATACTTACAAAGCAGCATTTGGTATAAAATTTATTTATGGTATTTCATTAACGGGCAAAGTTTTCATAAAAGAAAGATCTGCACTCGAAGGTATCTTAAGATACAATGGTGCAGGAGGGACAGGAAGTAATATTGCTTTTACAGGTTTATATGAATACCATACGGCGATTAAAGGTGTAGATGGTTTGCGCTGGTACGTTGGTGGAGGAGGTCATATAAATTATTTTAACTGGAAAGATGCTGACTTAGATCCAGTTATAACCTTTGGTATAGCAGGTATTGCTGGTCTCGAGTATAAGTTCGCAAATCTTCCGTTGGCAGTGAGTGTCGATTGGCAACCTGCCTATATCATTAGTAATAATGGTGGTTTCTCTGCAGAAAATGGAGGTGTTGGTCTCAAATACACGTTCTAG
- a CDS encoding LytR/AlgR family response regulator transcription factor, with translation MLKAVILDDEVKGSKLLSQKLGFFEEELQVVGIFNQPTKALNALIELKPDVLFLDIEMPGMNGFQFLERLGSFDFEVIFTTAYDSYTLEALRLSAVDYLLKPIDEEELRTAITRLRKRVAEKSNYKSLKKEKVNSNRLALATAEGVYIVDRANIMRVEAMSNYSVFILAGNKKIVVSKTLKEFENILDDEFFTRISRSVIINLTYVVKYRKGDGGTLELSDGSEVEVSAYRKDVLLQKLF, from the coding sequence ATGTTAAAAGCAGTGATATTAGACGATGAGGTTAAGGGTAGTAAGCTGCTTAGCCAGAAGCTAGGGTTTTTTGAGGAAGAGTTACAGGTTGTCGGAATTTTCAACCAGCCGACCAAGGCATTGAACGCGTTGATTGAGCTTAAACCAGATGTACTTTTTTTAGATATTGAAATGCCAGGTATGAATGGTTTTCAGTTTTTAGAACGTTTAGGCAGTTTTGATTTCGAAGTGATTTTCACTACAGCATACGATAGCTACACCCTTGAGGCACTTCGATTAAGTGCGGTAGATTATTTGCTTAAGCCGATTGATGAGGAAGAACTGAGAACTGCGATTACTCGGTTAAGAAAACGAGTAGCAGAAAAATCCAACTATAAATCCTTAAAAAAAGAGAAGGTTAATAGCAATCGCTTAGCATTAGCTACTGCTGAAGGGGTGTATATTGTGGATAGAGCCAATATTATGAGGGTTGAAGCCATGAGTAATTATAGCGTATTCATATTGGCAGGAAATAAAAAAATAGTCGTTTCCAAAACCCTTAAGGAATTTGAAAACATATTAGATGATGAGTTTTTTACGCGCATAAGTCGTTCGGTGATTATTAATTTAACGTACGTAGTTAAATATCGGAAAGGAGACGGAGGAACTTTAGAGCTTTCTGACGGCTCAGAGGTAGAGGTGTCAGCCTATAGAAAAGATGTCCTACTTCAGAAGTTATTTTAA